One genomic window of Entelurus aequoreus isolate RoL-2023_Sb linkage group LG07, RoL_Eaeq_v1.1, whole genome shotgun sequence includes the following:
- the LOC133654093 gene encoding cyclic nucleotide-gated channel cone photoreceptor subunit alpha-like, which produces MDIQNPHTFSETGLLYRLAHIMHSGHNRQRPPEFNRRHRRTKNMNNSLWPLAEQNMNNCNNNDGKQNDKQGEKKEDPKKDDKDKQDEKKEDPKKDDKEKKDDKKDDKKDDKKDDKKDDKKEEPKEVWIMDPATDTYYYWLSTISIPVFYNLMFLVARSCFNELQNTNIVLWMVLDYTSDVLYCADTFVRARTGFLEQGLLVRDPKVLKEKYMKTRQFQLDIVSMIPTDVVFFQIGVNNPEWRFNRLFRLARLFEFFDRTETRTNFPNIFRIGNLVLYIIIIIHWNACLYFAISKVLGFGSDTWVYPGTKNADFQRLARQYIYCFYWSTLTLTTIGETPPPVRDIEYFFVVVDFLTGVLIFATIVGNVGAMISNMNAARVEFQAKIDSIKQYMQFRKVTKDLEVRVVKWFDYLWTEEKTCDEKQVLKNLPDKLKAEIAINVHLETLSKVRIFQDCEAGLLVELVLKLQPQVFSPGDYICKKGDIGREMYIIKEGKLAVVADDGVTQFVVLSDGAYFGEISILGIKGSKAGNRRTANIRSVGYSDLFALSKDDLMEALTEYPDAKNALEDKGRAILMKDNLIDESLVTARDAKDLEEKVNGVEASLDVMTLKFKKLTGHYESSQRKLKQRLTNLTNQVTTLSR; this is translated from the exons ATGGACATTCAGAATCCGCACACCTTTTCGGAAACAGGACTGCTATACAG ATTGGCTCACATAATGCACTCTGGTCATAACCGGCAAAGACCTCCAGAGTTCAACCGGCGCCACCGTAGAACAAAGAACATGAA CAACTCTCTGTGGCCTTTGGCTGAACAAAACATGAACAACTGCAACAACAACGACGG CAAACAAAACGACAAGCAAGGCGAGAAGAAGGAAGATCCAAAGAAAGATGACAAGGACAAGCAAGACGAGAAGAAGGAAGATCCAAAGAAAGATGACAAGGAAAAGAAAGACGATAAAAAAGATGACAAGAAAGACGATAAAAAAGATGACAAGAAGGATGATAAAAAGGAAGAACC AAAGGAGGTGTGGATCATGGACCCTGCCACGGATACATACTATTACTGGTTAAGCACCATCTCCATCCCGGTCTTCTATAATCTGATGTTCCTGGTGGCCAG GTCCTGCTTCAATGAGCTGCagaacactaacatagtgttgtGGATGGTGTTGGACTACACCTCAGATGTCCTTTACTGTGCAGACACTTTTGTGCGAGCAAGAACAG GTTTCTTGGAGCAAGGGCTGCTTGTTCGGGATCCAAAGGTACTGAAGGAAAAGTACATGAAAACACGCCAGTTCCAACTGGACATTGTATCCATGATTCCCACTGATGTTGTCTTTTTCCAAATTGGAGTCAACAATCCAGAGTGGAGGTTCAATCGCCTCTTTAGGTTGGCTcggctttttgaattttttgacaGAACTGAGACTCGCACCAACTTCCCAAATATTTTTCGAATTGGCAATCTTGTACTTTACATTATCATAATTATCCACTGGAATGCTTGCCTCTATTTTGCAATCTCCAAGGTTCTGGGATTTGGATCGGACACATGGGTTTATCCTGGAACAAAAAATGCTGACTTCCAACGTCTCGCCAGGCAGTACATATACTGCTTCTATTGGTCCACATTGACCCTGACCACCATTGGGGAGACACCACCTCCAGTTCGTGACATCGAGTACTTCTTTGTTGTGGTCGACTTTCTCACTGGGGTTTTGATCTTTGCTACAATTGTAGGCAATGTTGGTGCCATGATATCTAACATGAACGCCGCTCGTGTGGAGTTCCAGGCCAAGATAGATTCTATCAAGCAATACATGCAGTTTCGGAAGGTCACCAAAGACCTGGAAGTCAGAGTGGTCAAGTGGTTCGATTACTTGTGGACGGAGGAGAAAACTTGCGATGAAAAgcaggtgcttaaaaaccttccaGATAAGCTCAAGGCCGAGATCGCCATCAACGTTCATCTGGAAACACTGAGTAAAGTACGCATTTTTCAAGACTGTGAGGCAGGTTTGCTTGTTGAGTTAGTCCTCAAATTGCAACCCCAAGTTTTTAGTCCGGGTGACTACATTTGTAAAAAGGGGGACATTGGAAGGGAAATGTACATTATTAAGGAAGGTAAGCTAGCGGTTGTGGCGGATGATGGGGTGACCCAGTTCGTGGTCCTTAGTGATGGCGCTTACTTTGGAGAGATCAGCATTTTGGGCATCAAGGGGAGTAAGGCTGGAAATCGAAGAACAGCCAACATTCGAAGTGTGGGCTACTCAGACCTATTTGCCTTATCTAAAGACGACCTGATGGAGGCGCTCACCGAGTACCCTGACGCTAAGAACGCTTTGGAAGATAAAGGTCGGGCTATTCTGATGAAGGACAACCTCATAGATGAGTCACTTGTCACAGCGAGAGACGCCAAAGATTTGGAAGAAAAAGTGAACGGAGTTGAGGCTAGCTTGGATGTCATGACGCTCAAATTTAAAAAGCTGACAGGTCATTACGAATCGTCCCAGCGAAAACTCAAACAACGACTTACTAATTTGACAAATCAAGTCACAACCCTCAGTCGCTGA